In Clostridium sp. DL-VIII, the following proteins share a genomic window:
- a CDS encoding radical SAM protein, whose protein sequence is MKSYFVLNENVILIQGAKRGLLQDLNCSRLFSIDSNSKYYLNRLLNGESVEKVLAELTPEENNRFKKYLDLLISKNLGYYSSEKTVSGNYTKEKVIDRKLSTVWFELRKACNLNCCHCYMDCNSSSDKGLNLLNVEDWKRIINQLKKFKPRKIILIGGEPLLFNGIIDIINYCKKICSESELILYSNLTLLTEKIIQAIVSNKVKVITSIYSNKAEIHDKITRKDGSFNITISNIKKLKEFGVYVKANSAVMSYNFNDISEIQDYIYELTGVRSKIDIVRDVGISKKNLIPSELETKFQRIRNKPNFKPVNESQFLKNYSGNSCWQGKINITCDGYVSPCIMGNDFIDKRFNIRINDMNNIIDDYLITKFWSVSKDFINECKDCEYKYVCNDCRPICTENGDIYSKGKMCNYNPYLGEWKK, encoded by the coding sequence ATGAAAAGCTATTTTGTACTAAATGAAAATGTAATATTAATTCAAGGGGCAAAGCGTGGTTTACTTCAAGATTTAAATTGCAGTAGACTTTTTTCTATAGATAGCAATTCAAAATATTATCTAAATAGGCTTTTAAATGGTGAATCTGTGGAAAAGGTTTTAGCAGAATTGACACCAGAAGAAAACAATAGATTTAAAAAATATTTGGATTTACTCATTAGTAAAAACTTGGGGTATTATTCCAGTGAAAAAACAGTTTCTGGAAATTATACTAAGGAAAAGGTTATTGATAGAAAATTATCTACTGTATGGTTTGAATTACGAAAAGCTTGCAATTTAAATTGTTGCCATTGTTATATGGATTGTAATAGTAGCAGCGATAAAGGTTTAAATTTATTAAATGTTGAGGATTGGAAAAGAATAATCAATCAATTGAAGAAATTTAAACCTAGAAAAATAATTTTAATTGGTGGCGAACCACTATTATTTAATGGGATTATAGATATTATAAATTATTGCAAAAAAATATGTTCGGAATCAGAATTAATACTTTACTCAAATTTGACTTTATTAACAGAAAAAATAATACAAGCCATTGTATCAAATAAGGTTAAAGTAATCACATCAATTTATTCAAATAAAGCAGAAATTCATGATAAAATAACTAGAAAAGATGGAAGTTTCAATATTACAATATCAAATATAAAGAAGTTGAAAGAATTTGGAGTTTATGTTAAAGCTAATAGCGCAGTAATGAGTTATAATTTTAATGATATTTCAGAAATACAAGATTACATATATGAATTAACAGGAGTTCGCAGCAAAATAGACATAGTAAGAGATGTTGGAATATCTAAAAAAAATTTAATTCCATCGGAATTAGAAACTAAATTTCAAAGAATTAGAAATAAACCTAATTTTAAGCCGGTAAATGAATCACAGTTTTTAAAAAATTACTCTGGAAATAGCTGTTGGCAGGGAAAGATAAACATTACCTGTGATGGGTATGTTTCTCCATGCATAATGGGAAATGATTTTATAGACAAAAGGTTTAATATTAGAATAAATGATATGAATAATATTATTGATGACTATTTGATTACAAAATTTTGGAGTGTCTCAAAAGACTTTATTAATGAATGTAAGGATTGTGAATATAAATATGTTTGCAATGACTGTAGGCCAATATGTACTGAAAATGGAGATATTTATTCTAAAGGAAAAATGTGCAATTATAATCCATATTTAGGTGAATGGAAAAAGTAG
- a CDS encoding nucleotide pyrophosphohydrolase, with the protein MKETINRIRKFRTDRDWDQFHTPANLSKAISIEAGELLEEFLWDENNYNKEHVLEELADVMVYCIHMSDSLGVDLETIINSKMDKNEEKYPVEKAKGNSKKYTQL; encoded by the coding sequence ATGAAAGAAACAATAAACAGAATAAGAAAATTTCGAACAGACCGTGATTGGGATCAATTTCATACCCCAGCTAACCTATCTAAAGCAATATCCATAGAAGCAGGAGAGCTTTTAGAAGAATTCCTATGGGATGAAAATAATTATAATAAAGAACATGTTTTAGAAGAACTCGCAGATGTTATGGTTTACTGCATACATATGTCTGATTCATTAGGTGTTGATTTGGAAACAATCATAAATAGTAAAATGGATAAAAACGAAGAGAAATATCCTGTAGAAAAAGCTAAAGGTAACAGCAAAAAGTACACACAATTATAA
- a CDS encoding ATP-binding protein, translating to MNLNVDSDNFEIKRELLIKVDTDGVIKSISKNCYRILGFMQNEILNTNIDKFLGYSFDDLLSRESFETLVLKKDGNQLIFDVVSKPAFNDSSKIVGAYLSLIDISKYLYIEERYNQLIKTCEKTKDVFFTLQILPESKFIYVGPSMKDILGYDLEIYYTDANFAFGIVHPDDCNIQRSKVDKNSDFSKAFCVRFKHKDGHYVWIEDFLVPTYNENGDLVSISGFSRDITERKNLEKMLEEQNKLLEMDVTAEIKANKIMEKTLKSQEELLVNISHELKTPLNVISATAQLLEMYYMNDSIINKKDTLIKHVKSIKINTYRLSKLINNIVDSSKIEAGFFELNLLNVNIVNVVEEIVMSVTNYVKIKGLNITFDTDTEEKIIACDLEKIERIMLNLISNATKFSNDNGEIFVNVKDMDDWVEISVKDNGIGIEETKLDIIFDRFEQVDKSLSRNTEGTGIGLNLVKSIALLHGGSVNVESEYGKGSKFTVTLPARAVAKDNMIYDRNIRNKDERIRLEFSDVYL from the coding sequence ATGAACTTAAATGTTGATTCAGATAATTTTGAAATAAAGAGAGAATTACTTATTAAAGTGGATACAGATGGAGTAATTAAATCTATTTCTAAAAACTGTTATAGAATTTTAGGATTTATGCAAAATGAAATTCTAAATACTAATATTGATAAATTTTTAGGTTATAGCTTTGATGATTTATTATCACGTGAAAGTTTCGAGACTTTAGTTTTAAAAAAAGATGGTAACCAGTTAATTTTTGATGTTGTCTCTAAACCTGCTTTTAATGATAGTTCTAAAATAGTTGGAGCATACCTATCTCTTATAGATATAAGCAAATATCTTTACATTGAAGAGAGATATAATCAACTAATTAAAACATGTGAAAAAACTAAGGACGTTTTTTTTACACTTCAAATTTTACCAGAATCTAAGTTTATATATGTTGGCCCTTCAATGAAAGATATTTTAGGGTATGACCTAGAAATATATTATACTGACGCTAATTTTGCATTTGGAATTGTTCATCCTGACGATTGTAATATACAAAGATCAAAAGTAGATAAAAACTCGGATTTTTCCAAAGCTTTTTGTGTAAGATTTAAGCATAAAGATGGGCATTATGTCTGGATAGAGGATTTTTTAGTTCCTACATATAATGAAAATGGGGATTTAGTATCTATATCAGGATTTAGCAGGGATATTACAGAAAGAAAAAATTTAGAAAAAATGCTAGAGGAACAAAATAAGTTATTAGAAATGGATGTTACTGCGGAAATAAAGGCGAATAAAATCATGGAAAAGACATTAAAATCGCAGGAAGAGTTATTAGTTAATATATCTCACGAACTTAAAACTCCATTAAATGTAATTTCTGCAACGGCTCAGTTATTAGAAATGTATTATATGAATGATTCAATAATAAATAAAAAGGATACACTTATTAAACATGTTAAATCAATAAAGATAAATACCTATAGGTTATCAAAGCTTATTAACAACATAGTGGACTCGTCAAAAATAGAAGCAGGATTTTTTGAACTTAATCTATTAAATGTGAATATAGTTAATGTCGTAGAAGAAATAGTCATGTCAGTAACCAATTATGTTAAAATTAAAGGCTTAAATATTACTTTTGATACGGATACAGAAGAAAAGATTATTGCATGTGATCTAGAAAAAATAGAGAGAATAATGCTAAACCTTATTTCGAATGCTACAAAATTTTCAAATGATAATGGTGAGATATTTGTAAATGTTAAGGATATGGATGACTGGGTTGAAATATCAGTAAAGGATAATGGTATTGGTATTGAAGAGACAAAATTGGACATTATATTTGATAGATTTGAACAAGTAGATAAATCTTTATCTAGAAATACGGAAGGTACTGGGATTGGATTGAATCTGGTTAAATCTATTGCTCTATTACATGGTGGCAGTGTAAATGTTGAAAGTGAATATGGAAAAGGAAGTAAGTTTACTGTGACTCTTCCAGCTAGAGCAGTAGCTAAGGATAATATGATATATGATAGAAATATTAGAAACAAGGATGAACGCATAAGATTAGAATTTTCAGATGTTTATTTATAG
- a CDS encoding DEAD/DEAH box helicase, whose product MKEGIYEQVINNKIINELEALDINNLLISKENIDNEEAKVILSQYIEGVIRKSLNYIRDKEKEDNDKLLKQIEVCNKIINILAKESNEEDIKKYKIDESGELLTSLYLKINNKRALSNGKAVRPMTSISQSSLFTGSIMEPNMLSELNREILSCDSIDLLISFVKWSGLRCIIDSLREATNNDKKLRIITTSYMGATDAKAIYELSKLPNTEIKISYDTERTRLHAKAYMFKRETGFTTAYIGSSNLSNAALTSGLEWNIKVTERDSFDIIKKFEATFESYWNDSEFISYLGTDSDKEVLSKSLMKETYSNETEFNFIFDIKPYSYQKEILEKLKVERQIFKKYKNLIIAATGVGKTVISAFDYKDFCKENRGNNNKLLFVAHREEILKQSRDTFRAILKDNNFGDLMVGNNIPTSFEHLFVSIQSLNSKNLFEVSSCDYYDFIIVDEFHHAAAPSYQRLLEYYKPKILLGLTATPERADGGDVFKYFDDRISAEIRLSEAINRKLLSPFQYFVVTDNIDLSTLKWGRRGYDIKELSNIYTENDLRVKQIVQSLKNYVTDLSEIVGLGFCVSVEHAKFMAKSFNENNIPSIALHSNSEDNERADAKRKLVNGEIKFIFVVDLYNEGVDIPEINTVLFLRPTESLTVFLQQLGRGLRLSEGKECLTVLDFVGQAHKNYNFEEKFRALIGKTNHPIKDYIENGFLTLPKGCYIQLEKQSKEYILRNIKSSANNKANLIVKLKNFVLETDMELSLENFLNYYHLSLADFYGKSGDRSFSRMLVIAGLKEEFYEEQEKEITKKLKNLFNINSRRLINFILNVFNNNDIYNNDLNEEEILMLNMLYYTFYSDSPAKQGFKSTKEGIVSLLKNENMIKEAISILSYNYNNIDFIDETVELGFPCPLDLHCEYSRDQVMAALGYFNENKKPAFREGVKYFEDKALDIFFITLNKSYKDFSPSTLYEDYAINENLFHWQSQSTTSVESTTGKRYIKHKALNSKVALFVRENKDRDGITAPFTYLGLCEYVSHTGNKPISFVWKLEKEIPAKIINKANKSIVI is encoded by the coding sequence TTGAAAGAAGGAATTTATGAGCAAGTAATTAATAATAAAATAATAAATGAATTAGAAGCTTTAGATATAAATAACCTTTTAATATCAAAAGAAAATATCGATAACGAAGAAGCAAAAGTGATTTTATCTCAGTATATTGAAGGTGTAATAAGAAAATCTCTAAATTATATAAGAGATAAAGAAAAAGAAGATAATGATAAGCTCTTAAAGCAAATTGAAGTTTGTAATAAGATCATTAATATTTTGGCGAAGGAATCTAATGAGGAAGATATTAAAAAATATAAGATTGATGAAAGTGGAGAGCTTTTAACTTCTCTTTATTTAAAGATAAATAATAAGAGAGCTTTAAGTAATGGAAAAGCTGTAAGACCTATGACTTCAATTTCTCAAAGTTCTTTATTTACTGGTTCTATTATGGAACCTAATATGCTTAGTGAGCTAAATAGGGAAATTCTTTCTTGTGATTCAATAGATTTACTTATATCTTTTGTTAAGTGGAGTGGTCTTAGGTGTATTATTGATAGTTTAAGGGAAGCAACTAACAATGATAAAAAACTGAGAATAATAACTACCTCATATATGGGAGCAACGGATGCTAAAGCTATTTATGAATTAAGCAAACTTCCTAATACGGAAATTAAAATATCTTATGATACTGAAAGAACGAGGCTTCATGCAAAAGCTTATATGTTTAAAAGAGAAACAGGATTTACTACTGCTTACATAGGGTCATCTAATCTTTCAAATGCTGCTTTAACTTCTGGACTTGAATGGAACATAAAAGTTACAGAAAGAGATTCTTTTGATATTATAAAGAAATTTGAAGCTACTTTTGAAAGTTACTGGAATGATTCGGAATTTATAAGTTATTTAGGAACTGATAGTGATAAGGAAGTTTTATCTAAGTCTTTAATGAAAGAAACGTATTCTAATGAAACTGAGTTTAATTTTATCTTTGATATAAAACCTTATTCTTATCAAAAAGAAATACTTGAAAAACTTAAAGTTGAAAGACAAATCTTTAAGAAGTATAAGAATTTAATAATTGCAGCTACAGGTGTTGGAAAGACTGTAATTTCAGCTTTTGATTATAAGGATTTTTGCAAGGAAAATAGGGGTAACAATAATAAATTACTATTTGTAGCTCATAGAGAGGAAATCTTAAAACAAAGCAGAGATACTTTTAGGGCTATACTCAAAGACAATAATTTTGGAGATTTAATGGTTGGAAATAATATTCCTACTTCTTTTGAGCATTTATTTGTTTCTATTCAAAGTTTAAATAGCAAAAATTTATTTGAAGTGAGCTCATGCGATTATTATGATTTTATTATCGTAGATGAGTTTCATCATGCAGCAGCTCCTTCATATCAGAGATTGCTAGAATATTATAAGCCTAAGATTTTATTAGGTCTTACAGCAACACCTGAAAGAGCAGATGGAGGGGATGTTTTTAAATATTTTGATGATAGGATTAGTGCTGAAATTAGATTAAGTGAAGCTATTAACAGAAAGCTACTAAGTCCATTTCAATATTTTGTTGTTACCGACAATATTGATTTATCTACGCTTAAATGGGGAAGAAGAGGTTATGATATTAAAGAATTAAGTAACATTTATACAGAAAATGATCTTAGAGTAAAGCAAATAGTTCAAAGTCTTAAAAATTATGTTACAGATTTAAGTGAAATAGTCGGACTTGGATTTTGTGTTAGTGTTGAACATGCTAAATTTATGGCAAAAAGCTTTAACGAAAATAATATACCATCAATAGCTTTACATAGTAATAGTGAAGATAATGAAAGAGCTGATGCTAAGAGAAAATTAGTAAATGGTGAAATAAAGTTTATTTTTGTAGTAGATTTATATAATGAAGGTGTCGATATCCCTGAAATCAATACAGTTTTGTTCTTAAGGCCAACTGAAAGCTTAACAGTATTTTTACAGCAATTAGGAAGAGGTTTAAGATTAAGTGAAGGCAAAGAATGTTTAACAGTATTAGATTTTGTGGGGCAAGCACATAAGAATTATAATTTTGAAGAAAAGTTTAGAGCACTCATTGGTAAAACTAATCATCCAATAAAAGATTATATAGAAAATGGATTTTTAACTTTACCTAAAGGCTGTTATATTCAGCTTGAAAAACAATCAAAAGAATATATTTTAAGAAATATAAAATCCTCAGCTAATAACAAAGCAAATTTAATAGTTAAATTAAAGAACTTCGTATTAGAGACTGATATGGAATTAAGTCTAGAAAACTTTTTAAACTATTATCACTTATCATTAGCAGACTTTTATGGGAAATCAGGTGATAGAAGCTTTAGTAGAATGCTGGTTATAGCAGGCTTAAAAGAAGAATTTTATGAAGAACAAGAGAAAGAAATAACAAAAAAATTAAAGAATTTATTTAATATTAATTCTAGAAGGCTTATAAATTTTATATTAAATGTATTTAACAATAATGATATCTATAATAATGATTTAAATGAAGAAGAAATTCTTATGTTAAATATGTTGTATTACACGTTTTATAGTGATTCACCAGCAAAGCAAGGTTTTAAATCAACAAAAGAAGGAATCGTTAGCTTATTAAAAAATGAAAATATGATTAAGGAAGCCATAAGTATATTATCCTATAATTATAACAATATCGATTTTATTGATGAGACAGTAGAGCTTGGTTTCCCTTGCCCTTTAGATTTGCATTGTGAATATTCAAGAGATCAAGTTATGGCAGCACTTGGATATTTTAATGAAAATAAAAAGCCTGCTTTTAGAGAAGGTGTAAAATATTTTGAAGACAAAGCTTTAGACATATTCTTTATTACCTTGAATAAAAGCTATAAAGATTTTTCGCCATCAACTCTATATGAAGATTATGCGATTAACGAAAACTTATTTCACTGGCAAAGTCAAAGTACAACTTCTGTAGAAAGTACCACAGGAAAGAGATATATAAAACATAAAGCACTAAATAGTAAAGTAGCTTTATTTGTTAGAGAAAATAAAGATAGAGATGGAATAACTGCACCATTTACATATTTAGGTTTATGCGAATATGTTAGTCATACTGGAAACAAACCAATAAGCTTTGTATGGAAGCTAGAGAAAGAAATACCGGCTAAAATTATAAATAAGGCTAATAAGAGTATTGTTATTTAA
- a CDS encoding N-acetylmuramoyl-L-alanine amidase family protein produces MNKCLSGLVAVAAIGAIGATSIPASAETVNDLEQVKTVITEAMNGLTSIGEDTTETDIKDLYNDQLKDSPYNTNVDISYTTPGEARINIDITATTESAVTVGETTTSQVVVTTPEEVTLDTLTFNKPVTTTSSEVTPPTTGEETTTGSAVTVTEAEGKVNDALKNLTLYNNSTGYDVYECIKDAIYDMDLYGDIHGFTMTPATNTTQGSATGIIVVKDNNEEIIDKIPFNLVVLKGTSSGNDDEYDERYAKLDAELDNIEKAINKLKITNNTTIDDVKDYANNALTDKNLKLTINDFNLYPSVGTQVGNLNFTVNLVDPSNNLSRDYYYGMEIDTAATAKIRDSVNNYLAGLQPSNSMNEDDILAGIVKAVNDETVKISISDFFLMKATGVQAYHTDGTGYCYFSVDLNDSNHNDIWIDYDVYDIKATGGTGSSGNSGSTGSTGTSSSPSSSSSSHHNSSSSSSSSSSSSSSSSSSTNSTSNAGAATGAIANPTRLVSLSNMSKEDVKAIETKVVSNITAVIGTGAVAGQTKEVVTADGAKASVTTITKDGKVTGAVITAENPSAKVVIPVSKEQAPVAAVYKYVPLLGKYIQVQDALITADAITLPVQANATYVASPIVMPTADTIKQGWVQTNNNWYMVNATGDPLTGWQKDNVGWTYMSSSTGAMQTGWAQLGGNWYYLKSNGYMSTGWVNDGDTWYYCKEDGSMAANTTIDGYRLDANGAWIG; encoded by the coding sequence ATGAATAAATGCTTATCAGGCTTAGTAGCAGTAGCCGCAATAGGAGCTATTGGGGCCACGTCAATTCCAGCATCAGCGGAAACCGTAAATGACTTAGAACAGGTAAAAACAGTAATAACTGAGGCTATGAATGGTCTTACGTCTATAGGAGAGGATACAACAGAAACTGATATAAAAGATCTCTACAATGATCAGCTGAAAGACTCACCTTACAATACCAATGTAGATATATCATATACTACACCAGGCGAAGCAAGAATTAATATTGATATAACAGCAACTACAGAAAGTGCAGTTACAGTAGGTGAAACTACTACATCACAAGTTGTAGTGACTACTCCAGAAGAGGTGACATTGGACACTTTAACATTCAATAAACCAGTAACAACTACATCATCAGAAGTTACACCTCCAACAACAGGAGAAGAAACAACAACTGGGTCAGCAGTAACAGTGACAGAAGCAGAAGGTAAAGTTAATGATGCTCTTAAGAATCTTACATTATATAATAATTCTACTGGATATGATGTATATGAATGTATAAAAGATGCGATATATGATATGGATTTATATGGGGATATACATGGATTTACAATGACACCAGCCACAAATACTACACAAGGTTCAGCAACAGGAATAATTGTAGTTAAGGATAATAATGAAGAAATTATTGACAAGATACCTTTTAATCTAGTTGTTTTAAAGGGAACTTCATCTGGAAATGATGATGAGTATGATGAAAGATATGCTAAATTAGATGCTGAATTAGATAACATTGAAAAAGCAATTAATAAATTAAAGATAACAAATAATACAACTATTGATGATGTTAAGGATTATGCAAACAACGCACTTACTGATAAAAATTTGAAGCTGACAATAAATGATTTTAACTTATATCCTTCAGTGGGTACACAAGTGGGAAATCTTAACTTTACAGTAAACCTTGTAGATCCTAGTAATAATTTAAGCAGAGATTATTATTATGGAATGGAAATTGATACAGCAGCTACAGCCAAAATAAGAGATTCAGTAAATAATTATTTAGCAGGTTTACAACCATCAAATAGTATGAATGAAGATGACATATTAGCAGGTATAGTTAAAGCTGTAAATGATGAAACTGTTAAAATTAGTATTAGTGATTTCTTTTTAATGAAAGCAACTGGAGTACAAGCATATCATACAGATGGTACAGGCTATTGTTATTTTTCAGTAGATCTTAATGATTCAAATCATAATGACATATGGATAGACTACGACGTATATGATATTAAAGCTACAGGCGGAACAGGTTCTTCAGGAAATTCAGGTTCTACAGGATCAACAGGAACTTCAAGTTCACCAAGTAGTTCTAGTTCTTCACATCACAATAGCTCAAGTAGTAGTTCGTCTAGCAGTTCTTCAAGTAGTTCATCTAGCAGTTCAACAAACAGTACATCTAATGCAGGAGCGGCAACAGGTGCTATAGCAAATCCAACTAGACTAGTGTCATTAAGCAATATGTCAAAAGAAGATGTAAAAGCAATTGAAACTAAAGTAGTAAGCAACATAACAGCAGTTATTGGAACAGGTGCAGTAGCGGGACAAACTAAAGAAGTTGTTACAGCAGATGGAGCTAAGGCATCTGTAACTACAATCACAAAGGATGGTAAGGTTACAGGAGCAGTTATAACAGCAGAAAATCCTAGTGCAAAAGTAGTTATTCCAGTAAGTAAGGAGCAAGCACCAGTTGCAGCAGTTTATAAATATGTACCTTTATTAGGTAAATATATACAAGTTCAAGATGCACTAATAACAGCAGATGCAATTACATTACCTGTACAAGCAAATGCAACATATGTAGCTTCACCAATAGTTATGCCTACAGCAGATACAATAAAACAAGGATGGGTACAAACTAATAATAACTGGTACATGGTAAATGCAACAGGTGATCCATTAACAGGATGGCAAAAGGATAATGTAGGCTGGACTTATATGTCATCATCAACTGGAGCTATGCAAACAGGCTGGGCACAGCTTGGAGGTAACTGGTATTACCTAAAGAGTAATGGATATATGTCAACAGGCTGGGTAAATGATGGAGATACCTGGTACTACTGTAAAGAGGATGGTTCAATGGCAGCTAATACAACAATTGATGGATATAGATTAGATGCAAATGGAGCATGGATAGGCTAA
- a CDS encoding DUF2075 domain-containing protein, producing the protein MTRGLKGCYIWCDDKALSDYFKESINFFRRQIGIKKIEAVVLEKEYVLSLFND; encoded by the coding sequence ATGACAAGAGGTCTTAAGGGATGTTATATATGGTGCGACGATAAAGCACTTTCTGATTATTTTAAGGAAAGTATTAATTTCTTTAGAAGACAAATTGGGATTAAGAAAATTGAAGCTGTAGTTTTAGAAAAAGAGTATGTATTAAGCCTCTTCAATGATTAA
- a CDS encoding DNA/RNA helicase domain-containing protein, translated as MAIDKESVNECGCIHTCQGLEFEYVGVII; from the coding sequence TTGGCAATAGATAAGGAGTCAGTTAATGAATGTGGGTGTATCCATACCTGCCAAGGTCTTGAATTTGAATATGTCGGGGTAATAATTTGA
- a CDS encoding carbon-nitrogen hydrolase family protein produces MVKDIINLSVVTFNSVWGDKEKNLNRIKGYIECAAKKGSHFVVFPEMCLTGYDDESDKDKKDKMQTLLAETIPGPSTNEIEALAKKYDIYVIFGMPERDADDSTIIYNALAIFSPDGLVGSYRKMHLPAPEPNWATRGDKPFILDTPWGPIGCAICYDSYCFPELMRYYASKGCRLYINSTALAKCHGKALGTTTLEAAVIREGIYIASANLGGLDVYNYFWGGSSIIGPSRKTWEPYYYAGHKFTDEIADESEMFTATIDLSLATRFLFKHNPSVNGTDWRPDKYVSMFEDTINDSNYGK; encoded by the coding sequence ATGGTTAAAGATATTATTAATTTATCTGTTGTTACTTTTAATTCAGTTTGGGGTGATAAGGAAAAAAATCTCAATAGAATCAAGGGATATATTGAATGTGCAGCTAAAAAAGGCAGTCATTTTGTTGTTTTTCCTGAAATGTGTTTAACTGGTTATGATGATGAATCTGATAAGGATAAAAAGGATAAAATGCAGACATTATTGGCTGAAACAATTCCAGGACCATCAACTAATGAAATAGAAGCTTTAGCAAAAAAATATGATATTTATGTAATCTTTGGAATGCCAGAAAGGGATGCTGATGATTCAACTATAATATACAATGCCTTAGCAATATTCTCTCCTGATGGACTAGTTGGTTCTTATAGAAAAATGCATCTTCCTGCTCCTGAGCCAAATTGGGCAACCAGAGGAGATAAACCATTCATATTAGATACCCCTTGGGGCCCTATAGGTTGTGCTATATGCTATGATTCTTATTGTTTCCCTGAATTAATGCGCTATTATGCATCTAAAGGCTGTAGATTATATATAAACAGTACTGCACTTGCAAAATGTCATGGAAAGGCTCTAGGTACAACAACTCTTGAAGCTGCTGTAATTAGAGAAGGTATTTATATTGCTTCTGCAAATCTTGGTGGTTTAGACGTATATAATTACTTTTGGGGAGGAAGCAGCATAATAGGCCCAAGCAGAAAAACATGGGAACCTTATTATTATGCTGGTCATAAGTTCACTGATGAAATTGCAGATGAATCAGAAATGTTTACTGCAACAATTGATTTATCACTTGCTACAAGATTTTTATTCAAACATAACCCTAGTGTTAATGGTACTGATTGGAGACCTGACAAATATGTTAGTATGTTTGAAGATACCATCAATGATTCAAATTACGGAAAATAG
- the rpsU gene encoding 30S ribosomal protein S21, with translation MSEIKVGENESLEQALRRFKRKCSASGILSEAKKRQHYEKPSVKRKKKSEEARKRKFK, from the coding sequence ATGTCAGAAATTAAAGTTGGAGAAAATGAATCTCTTGAGCAAGCATTAAGAAGATTTAAAAGAAAATGCTCAGCATCTGGAATCCTTTCAGAGGCAAAAAAGAGACAACACTATGAAAAACCAAGTGTTAAAAGAAAGAAAAAGTCAGAAGAAGCTAGAAAAAGAAAGTTTAAGTAG
- a CDS encoding (deoxy)nucleoside triphosphate pyrophosphohydrolase encodes MKKTINVVAAIIRNENEEILCALRSPIMKSPNLWEFPGGKIENNETPKEAIEREIFEELNCKVRYINIHNENKHEYDDFIVNLITTNCELVNGYPKANEHAALLWLKPESLLSLKWAPADIPAVLELVKNHTIV; translated from the coding sequence ATGAAAAAAACTATTAATGTTGTTGCTGCAATTATAAGAAATGAAAACGAAGAAATTTTATGTGCTTTACGCTCTCCTATTATGAAATCACCAAATCTCTGGGAGTTTCCAGGTGGTAAAATTGAGAATAATGAAACCCCAAAAGAAGCTATTGAAAGAGAAATTTTTGAAGAATTAAACTGTAAAGTACGATATATTAATATACATAATGAAAATAAACATGAATATGATGATTTTATTGTAAATTTAATAACAACAAATTGCGAATTAGTAAATGGTTATCCCAAAGCCAATGAACATGCAGCTTTATTGTGGCTCAAACCCGAAAGCCTGCTTTCTTTGAAATGGGCTCCTGCAGATATTCCTGCTGTACTGGAACTAGTAAAAAATCATACTATTGTTTAG